The genomic stretch CGAGCGGATTCGACTCGAAGTCCGGTGAGATTCATTTTTGTGACCAACAGGAAGTAATCCTGGCCACCCTTCAAATCGGTAAGTTTAACTCTTGGATTCAATGCACTCCCTAGTATCCGCGGCGGCTGACCCTAACATGTCAGAATCGCTTAGAAAAGTTAGGTCTCGTAGGTTTACTTTGCCTCGGCGAATTGCTAACATCTTTACCAATGTTCGGTTTGGGCTCCACAGAACTCTTCATCATTTTGGCTATTGTTCTCGTCCTTTTCGGCGGCGGTAAGCTTCCGCAGGTTGGGAGTGCTTTAGGTAAGGGGATCCGCAATTTCCGAAAGGCGTTCGGCGGGGACGACGAAGAGCCCTCAGACAAATCCAAGAGCGAAAACAAGAGCCAAAAGGAT from Bdellovibrionota bacterium encodes the following:
- a CDS encoding twin-arginine translocase TatA/TatE family subunit, translated to MFGLGSTELFIILAIVLVLFGGGKLPQVGSALGKGIRNFRKAFGGDDEEPSDKSKSENKSQKD